CGCCTTATCCACAGACGATGAACTATGTCCAGAAGGTAATGCGGCTTTACAGGGACTACTCGGGGTTCAGGGATTAAATAACATGAATTTGCACACTGTTCCCAACTGGCTGACACTGGGGAGGATACTCTCCCTTCCTCTTATCATCGGACTCGCCTCTTTCCCGGGCAGGGGGTTTGGAATTGCGGCGGCAGTAGTGTTTTCCCTTGCTGCCATCACCGATGTTCTTGACGGTTACATAGCGCGAAGGACGGGACAGGTTAGTGACTTCGGCAGACTTATTGACCCTATTGCCGACAAGATCATTGTTGCAGCCGCCTTTATCATGCTTGTCCAGCTGGGGCGCGCTCCGGCCTGGATCGTTGCTCTTATCATAAGCAGGGAGTTCGCTGTATCGGGTCTGAGGGCCTTCGCCGGTTCCAGAGGAATCATCATAGAAGCACGGTTCATGGGAAAAACCAAGACGACCCTTCAGATCCTCGCCATCATCTGCCTTCTGGTTAATTTCAGCCTCTGGGGGTTCCCTTTTAAGGAGGTAGGATGGATTTTACTGATTGCGGCGTTTGCAGCTACAATTTGGTCGGGTTATGAATATTTTGCGGATTATTTAGCGAGCATCAAGGATACTGGCAGCAAGGACTTAAAATAACAGAAATTGGCCTTTATGGATGTGTCTTTACGGATGTTGATATCAGAGATTAATTCTGTTATATATTCAACCCTCTAGCGGGAATAGCTCAGTGGTAGAGCGCCACGTTGCCAACGTGGATGTCGCGGGTTCAAATCCCGTTTCCCGCTCCAGAATAATG
The nucleotide sequence above comes from bacterium. Encoded proteins:
- the pgsA gene encoding CDP-diacylglycerol--glycerol-3-phosphate 3-phosphatidyltransferase; translation: MNLHTVPNWLTLGRILSLPLIIGLASFPGRGFGIAAAVVFSLAAITDVLDGYIARRTGQVSDFGRLIDPIADKIIVAAAFIMLVQLGRAPAWIVALIISREFAVSGLRAFAGSRGIIIEARFMGKTKTTLQILAIICLLVNFSLWGFPFKEVGWILLIAAFAATIWSGYEYFADYLASIKDTGSKDLK